From the genome of Candidatus Palauibacter scopulicola:
GCCGGCGACCGTCTCGAACCGTCCGTCCGAGAGGAGCGCGCGCACACGTTGCCGGGTCTCCGGAGCGGGGCCGCCGAGGAAGCGCGCCATCGCGCCCGGGTCGAACCGCGGCTGGACGTCGGGTAGCGGCGCGATCGGGCGCACCGGGTCGAAGAGCGTCGCCACCGCGTCCGGACCGCCCAGACCCAGCGCCTCCTCGATGCGGAGGATGGCCGCGCGCTCCTCCCGCGTGGGGTGGGCGCCGTCGGCCTTCGCGATCGCGATGCCGAGTTCGGTGAGGGATCGCCTTCGCTCGGGCGAGATGTCCGCCGCCCGCCGCCGCACCTCATCGAGGAGGTGGAGGAGCCGCTCCGCCGACGGGGGCGCGTCGGGATCGAGCCACTCCGCGAGGGCTCCTTCGGCAACCCCCGCCTGGCGCAGGTGCCCGCGCAGCATGGCGAGTTCTTCGGCCGCGAGTTCCCCGTCGGCCCACGCGACATAGAGGAGAGGATGAAAGGCGAGCGACCCCGGCTCGGCAGTGGGCCCCGGACCCGCCACGCCTCAGAGTCCCTCCGCCTCGAACCCGATCTCCTTGTGGGACCCGTCGCAGAACGGCTTGTTGCTCGACGCGCCGCAGCGGCAGAGCCAGGGCTGCCGGAAGACCGCGGACCCCTCGTGCCCTTCCCCGCTGATCTCCACGACGCCATCGAAGTGCAGCGGACCGTTCGCGTGCGCCGTGACGACCGCTTCCCCGGCCTCCTCGCCGGACGGCGCCCCAGACGCCGACTCCGATTCCGACGCCGCGCGGCTCGTGTCGATCGGCCCGGAGGCCCGGAACTCGATGTCGCGGTGCGCCCCGTCACAGAACGGCTTGTTCGCCGACTGCCCGCAGCGGCACAGCGCGGCCTTCGGCTTCGCGATCCCGTCTTCCGCTCCCGCCGTTAGAACGCGCAGCGGGCTCCGAACGAGCAGCGGGCCGTCGCCGCCGCAGTGAACGATGCATCCGTTTGCCGTCATCCGATCTCCGTCGCTGTTGGGTCCACCTTCAGGGGACGAGTTCGGTTCGCCTCGGTTTGAGGAGGAATACGCCCTCGAGCATGCTCGTCACGAGCACGGTCCCGCTCTCGAAGTAGGGGAACGCGGTCCATGCCCCGTTGAAGCCGGGAGGATCGGCCCCGTACGGCGTGGTGTCGAAGTGCCCGACCTCCCGCAGGTTCTCGGGGTCGCTGATGTCGATGACGCGGAAGCCGGCCTGGTAGTTGGCCTGGTACATCCGGTCGCCCTTCACGTAGAGGTTGTGGTCCGTCGCGTTGTTCGGTCCGTAGTAGTCCGCGATCACGACGGGGTCATCAAGGTCGGTCACATCCCACACGATTGTCTTCGTCCGGTCCGTGGTGCCGACGAGTTCGTCGAGTTCGTCGTCGAGGAAAAAGTAGCGCCGGTCGTCGCTCAGCCACCCCTGGTGAATGTACGCGACGCCGGGGTACGCGGCGGCCGAGATCGGGCGCGGGTTCGCCTTGTCCGTGACGTCGACGATCCGGAGCGCGGTCTCGTTCGATGCGAAGCACAGCTCCCGGCCCCGGTAGTCCGTGTCGGGCCCGTCGTACACGAGGCACTGCGCGTCGTGCGTCCGCCCCTGGAAGATGAGCCCCTCGGTGTCCGTGTAGCAGCCGGCGAACTCGGGCGCCAGCGGCTGGCTGATGTCGATCATCACGAGGCCGCCGCCGCAGGTGTGCCCATCCCCGCTCGTGGAGACGGTGAAGGCGGTGCCCGCGCCGGTGTCGATGATGAGGTTGTGGGCGCTGCCGATTTCGTCCCAGCGGAGGTCGGGCGCGAACTCCACGGGGGGATTCGCCACGTCGCGCAGGCGGGTGAGGTCGAAGACGACGAGGCCGTGGGCGCCGGCCCCGTCCCCCGTGAAGAAGAGGTGGTCGGCGTAGACCTTGAGGTCGCGGGCGCCGCTGCGGTTCGCAGGGATGACGCCGAGATACACGGGGTTGACGGCGTCAGTGACGTCCACGATCGCGGCCCCGCCCGAACGGCCGACGAGGCCGTACTCGCGGCCCGTCTCGGGGTCCGTCCAGCCCCACGCGTCGCTCACGCGCTCCCCGGGTTCGGCGCCGATCGAGGCGAGCGGCAGATACGCTTGAAGGTCCACATCCGCGCAGTCGAAGCCGGCCGCGCGGTCGTCCTCGCAGCGCACCTCGGCCGACGTCACGGCGACGGGCGGTGTCCCGGGCCGCAGCCAGACCGGCCCCGACCAGGCGCCGTCCTCCGCCGCCTCGTAGACGGCCGCAAGCCCCGCGCTGCCCTCGGATTCCGGGCTGCCGACCACGGCAAGGCCGGGGCGAAGGGCGAGGGCCGCACCGAAGCCGGCCACGAGGCCCGTCTCCCGGGGCGCGAACGCGTGCGCGGCGCGCCATTCGTCGCCCGCATCCGCGCGGGTGAAGGCGTCCACCCGGCCCCGGCCGTCGTCCGCGCCGGGCGCCCCGACGATGAGTTCGTCCGCGGCGGCGGCGAGCGCGGTCCCGAAGCGCTGGCCGGGCCCCGGGTCCCCGGGCCGCAGTGTCGCCGTCTCGGCCCAGCCGCCCCCCGCCCCGCGGGCGAAGAGCACCACGCGGCCGACCGACCCATCCGCGGAGGGCGCGCCCACGGCGAGTTCGTCGTCCCCGGTGAAGAGCACGCTGGAGCCCAGCCCGGCGCCCCCGCTCAGCGCGGGCGCCTCGAGCGCCGCCTCACGAGTCCACCCCCCGCCGGCCCCGCGCACGAACACGTACACGGTGCCCGAACCTCCCTGCCCCGGCGCCCCGACCGCCGCGAGCCCGCCGCGGATCGCCAGCGCCGCCCCGAACCGGGCGTTCGCCCGCAGGTCTCCGGCCTCCAGCGTGCCCGCGTCGCTCCACGCGCCGTCCGCCCCGCGCGCGTAGACCCGCACCTCGGTGCCGGCGCCCTGCCCGCCCGGCGCCGAGACGAGCGCCACATCCCCGTCCGCCGCGAC
Proteins encoded in this window:
- a CDS encoding CDGSH iron-sulfur domain-containing protein — translated: MTANGCIVHCGGDGPLLVRSPLRVLTAGAEDGIAKPKAALCRCGQSANKPFCDGAHRDIEFRASGPIDTSRAASESESASGAPSGEEAGEAVVTAHANGPLHFDGVVEISGEGHEGSAVFRQPWLCRCGASSNKPFCDGSHKEIGFEAEGL
- a CDS encoding choice-of-anchor B family protein, which gives rise to MMARSRHLAVVALLACAATVPVAGQDGFGAAVWAPAADEILVLKPEFGRGAASVLVFGKGDSGWSQIQEVWSAGSLLGESFGRTLAPVEGGFLAASGDPQVMIGAYGFARGADGAWAESGALPLRDEAAAAPEEMSMGRVMAILQPPARVVAADGDVALVSAPGGQGAGTEVRVYARGADGAWSDAGTLEAGDLRANARFGAALAIRGGLAAVGAPGQGGSGTVYVFVRGAGGGWTREAALEAPALSGGAGLGSSVLFTGDDELAVGAPSADGSVGRVVLFARGAGGGWAETATLRPGDPGPGQRFGTALAAAADELIVGAPGADDGRGRVDAFTRADAGDEWRAAHAFAPRETGLVAGFGAALALRPGLAVVGSPESEGSAGLAAVYEAAEDGAWSGPVWLRPGTPPVAVTSAEVRCEDDRAAGFDCADVDLQAYLPLASIGAEPGERVSDAWGWTDPETGREYGLVGRSGGAAIVDVTDAVNPVYLGVIPANRSGARDLKVYADHLFFTGDGAGAHGLVVFDLTRLRDVANPPVEFAPDLRWDEIGSAHNLIIDTGAGTAFTVSTSGDGHTCGGGLVMIDISQPLAPEFAGCYTDTEGLIFQGRTHDAQCLVYDGPDTDYRGRELCFASNETALRIVDVTDKANPRPISAAAYPGVAYIHQGWLSDDRRYFFLDDELDELVGTTDRTKTIVWDVTDLDDPVVIADYYGPNNATDHNLYVKGDRMYQANYQAGFRVIDISDPENLREVGHFDTTPYGADPPGFNGAWTAFPYFESGTVLVTSMLEGVFLLKPRRTELVP